From a single Micromonospora pallida genomic region:
- the deoD gene encoding purine-nucleoside phosphorylase: protein MSVHIGAKPGEIAERVLMPGDPLRAKWIAETYLEDATCYSTVRGMLGFTGRWNGVEVSVQGSGMGMPSASIYAHELINEYGVRSLIRVGSCGALSPDLKLRDVLAANGASTDSNMNRVRFDGLIDYAPVADFGLLRTSVEVAERRGVPMRVGPVLAADAFYTDRPDLYDVLADYGVLAVEMESAALYTIAARFRARALTVLTVSDHIKTGEKTSSADREQTFSQMVEIALDTIIA, encoded by the coding sequence ATGAGTGTGCACATCGGCGCGAAGCCGGGAGAGATCGCCGAACGGGTCCTGATGCCGGGCGACCCGCTGCGGGCCAAGTGGATCGCGGAGACCTACCTCGAGGACGCCACGTGCTACTCGACGGTGCGCGGGATGCTGGGCTTCACCGGCCGCTGGAACGGCGTCGAGGTGTCCGTCCAGGGCTCCGGCATGGGCATGCCGTCCGCCTCGATCTACGCCCACGAGCTGATCAACGAGTACGGCGTCCGGTCGCTGATCCGGGTCGGCTCGTGTGGCGCGCTCAGCCCGGACCTGAAGCTGCGGGACGTGCTCGCCGCGAACGGGGCGTCCACCGACTCGAACATGAACCGGGTGCGCTTCGACGGACTGATCGACTACGCCCCGGTCGCCGACTTCGGGCTGCTGCGGACCTCGGTCGAGGTGGCCGAGCGGCGTGGCGTACCGATGCGGGTGGGACCGGTGCTGGCGGCGGATGCCTTCTACACCGACCGACCGGACCTCTACGACGTCCTCGCCGACTACGGGGTGCTCGCGGTGGAGATGGAGTCGGCGGCGCTCTACACCATCGCCGCGCGGTTCCGGGCCCGTGCCCTCACCGTGCTGACGGTCAGCGACCACATCAAGACCGGCGAGAAGACCTCCTCCGCCGACCGGGAGCAGACCTTCTCCCAGATGGTCGAGATCGCCCTCGACACGATCATCGCCTGA